A genomic region of Zea mays cultivar B73 chromosome 6, Zm-B73-REFERENCE-NAM-5.0, whole genome shotgun sequence contains the following coding sequences:
- the LOC103629231 gene encoding type I inositol polyphosphate 5-phosphatase 8 isoform X1, with translation MHGRQSSWPKAKTAVKRWLNLKSHSDCIDGSFGLGLVESSADVYGGSPSPPAPSSSRRHPKELSIFVGTWNVGGRAAHGGLDLSNWLADDGLGGGSSSPHIYVLGFQEIVPLNAGNVLGTEDKGPARKWLDLIRRALNHPPAASPSRSSSRWRRSPWRDTHRLRKGGRVSFSDLLAAEEDGSRRPSTASSEPDDGSEASTPSPGPSSSSEEEPACAAASRRPRGGRHRDRYRLAASKQMVGILLCVWVRADLLPRVTRVRASCVGRGVMGYMGNKGSVSVSLTLRPGVGGGRGASLCFVCTHLASGDRDGDGARRNGDVAEILRRTRFARRGAPGRTACGTRAAPVTILEHDNVIWLGDLNYRLVAPAGRGGGGGTRTWELVERHDWAALLERDQLRAEQKAGRVFAGWEEGRIGFPPTYKFVAGSDAYAMTSLVDDGSLSRERKKRTPAWRNGVLTWQVRPHLVARRGGGAAVVRARRVVLLGPPPRRCALLRAPGRRGLRRGRARGGGWQTRRRRRRHSPWELRSNAQAFFLRFGNNNSWW, from the exons ATGCATGGACGACAGTCGTCGTGGCCCAAGGCCAAGACGGCGGTGAAGAGATGGCTGAACCTCAAGTCCCATTCCGACTGCATCG ATGGAAGCTTTGGGCTTGGGCTGGTGGAGAGCTCTGCTGACGTGTATGGCGGCTCCCCGTCCCCGCCGGCGCCGAGCTCGTCGCGGCGGCATCCCAAGGAACTCAG CATCTTCGTTGGGACATGGAACGTTGGAGGGCGAGCGGCGCACGGAGGGCTGGATCTCTCGAACTGGCTCGCTGACGACGGCCTTGGTGGTGGTTCCTCCTCTCCTCACATCTACGTTCTCGG GTTCCAGGAGATCGTGCCGCTGAACGCCGGGAACGTGCTCGGTACCGAGGACAAGGGCCCGGCGCGCAAGTGGCTGGACCTCATCCGGCGAGCGCTGAACCACCCTCCAGCAGCGTCGCCGTCGAGAAGCAGCAGCAGATGGCGCAGGTCTCCGTGGCGTGACACGCACCGGCTCCGGAAAGGCGGCCGGGTGAGTTTCTCGGACCTGCTGGCGGCGGAGGAGGACGGCAGCCGCAGGCCGAGCACGGCGTCGTCGGAGCCGGACGACGGTAGCGAAGCGTCCACGCCGTCACCGGGACCGTCGTCTAGCAGCGAGGAGGAGCCGGCATGCGCGGCGGCCAGCAGGCGGCCACGCGGAGGACGACACCGCGACCGCTACCGCCTGGCGGCCAGCAAGCAGATGGTGGGCATCCTGCTGTGCGTCTGGGTCCGCGCCGACCTCCTCCCACGCGTCACTCGCGTCAGGGCGTCGTGCGTCGGCAGGGGCGTCATGGGCTACATGGGCAACAAGGGCTCAGTGTCCGTCAGCCTCACGCTGCGTCCCGGCGTTGGCGGTGGCCGGGGCGCGTCGCTGTGCTTCGTGTGCACGCACCTCGCGTCCGGCGATAGGGACGGCGACGGCGCCAGGCGCAACGGCGACGTGGCGGAGATCCTCAGGCGGACGAGGTTCGCACGGCGGGGCGCGCCGGGCCGCACCGCCTGCGGGACGAGGGCGGCGCCGGTGACCATCTTGGAGCACGA CAACGTGATATGGCTGGGCGACCTCAACTACCGGCTGGTGGCGCCGGCGggcagaggaggaggaggaggcacgCGGACGTGGGAGCTGGTGGAACGGCACGATTGGGCGGCGCTGCTGGAGCGGGACCAGCTGCGGGCGGAGCAGAAGGCTGGGCGCGTGTTCGCCGGGTGGGAGGAAGGCCGCATTGGGTTCCCGCCCACGTACAAGTTCGTGGCCGGCTCTGACGCCTATGCCATGACGAGCCTCGTCGACGACGGCTCCCTGTCCCGGGAGAGGAAGAAGCGCACGCCGGCATG GCGCAACGGCGTGTTGACGTGGCAGGTGCGACCGCATCTTGTGGCGCGGCGAGGGGGTGGAGCAGCGGTGGTACGCGCGAGGCGAGTCGTGCTTCTCGGACCACCGCCCCGTCGCTGCGCTCTTCTCCGTGCGCCTGGGCGGCGGGGACTACGACGGGGCAGAGCGCGCGGTGGGGGCTGGCAGAcgagacgacggcgacgacgacattCTCCTTGGGAACTACGATCGAACGCACAAGCTTTCTTTCTGAGGTTTGGGAACAACAACAGCTGGTGGTAG
- the LOC103629231 gene encoding type I inositol polyphosphate 5-phosphatase 8 isoform X2, which produces MHGRQSSWPKAKTAVKRWLNLKSHSDCIDGSFGLGLVESSADVYGGSPSPPAPSSSRRHPKELSIFVGTWNVGGRAAHGGLDLSNWLADDGLGGGSSSPHIYVLGFQEIVPLNAGNVLGTEDKGPARKWLDLIRRALNHPPAASPSRSSSRWRRSPWRDTHRLRKGGRVSFSDLLAAEEDGSRRPSTASSEPDDGSEASTPSPGPSSSSEEEPACAAASRRPRGGRHRDRYRLAASKQMVGILLCVWVRADLLPRVTRVRASCVGRGVMGYMGNKGSVSVSLTLRPGVGGGRGASLCFVCTHLASGDRDGDGARRNGDVAEILRRTRFARRGAPGRTACGTRAAPVTILEHDNVIWLGDLNYRLVAPAGRGGGGGTRTWELVERHDWAALLERDQLRAEQKAGRVFAGWEEGRIGFPPTYKFVAGSDAYAMTSLVDDGSLSRERKKRTPAWCDRILWRGEGVEQRWYARGESCFSDHRPVAALFSVRLGGGDYDGAERAVGAGRRDDGDDDILLGNYDRTHKLSF; this is translated from the exons ATGCATGGACGACAGTCGTCGTGGCCCAAGGCCAAGACGGCGGTGAAGAGATGGCTGAACCTCAAGTCCCATTCCGACTGCATCG ATGGAAGCTTTGGGCTTGGGCTGGTGGAGAGCTCTGCTGACGTGTATGGCGGCTCCCCGTCCCCGCCGGCGCCGAGCTCGTCGCGGCGGCATCCCAAGGAACTCAG CATCTTCGTTGGGACATGGAACGTTGGAGGGCGAGCGGCGCACGGAGGGCTGGATCTCTCGAACTGGCTCGCTGACGACGGCCTTGGTGGTGGTTCCTCCTCTCCTCACATCTACGTTCTCGG GTTCCAGGAGATCGTGCCGCTGAACGCCGGGAACGTGCTCGGTACCGAGGACAAGGGCCCGGCGCGCAAGTGGCTGGACCTCATCCGGCGAGCGCTGAACCACCCTCCAGCAGCGTCGCCGTCGAGAAGCAGCAGCAGATGGCGCAGGTCTCCGTGGCGTGACACGCACCGGCTCCGGAAAGGCGGCCGGGTGAGTTTCTCGGACCTGCTGGCGGCGGAGGAGGACGGCAGCCGCAGGCCGAGCACGGCGTCGTCGGAGCCGGACGACGGTAGCGAAGCGTCCACGCCGTCACCGGGACCGTCGTCTAGCAGCGAGGAGGAGCCGGCATGCGCGGCGGCCAGCAGGCGGCCACGCGGAGGACGACACCGCGACCGCTACCGCCTGGCGGCCAGCAAGCAGATGGTGGGCATCCTGCTGTGCGTCTGGGTCCGCGCCGACCTCCTCCCACGCGTCACTCGCGTCAGGGCGTCGTGCGTCGGCAGGGGCGTCATGGGCTACATGGGCAACAAGGGCTCAGTGTCCGTCAGCCTCACGCTGCGTCCCGGCGTTGGCGGTGGCCGGGGCGCGTCGCTGTGCTTCGTGTGCACGCACCTCGCGTCCGGCGATAGGGACGGCGACGGCGCCAGGCGCAACGGCGACGTGGCGGAGATCCTCAGGCGGACGAGGTTCGCACGGCGGGGCGCGCCGGGCCGCACCGCCTGCGGGACGAGGGCGGCGCCGGTGACCATCTTGGAGCACGA CAACGTGATATGGCTGGGCGACCTCAACTACCGGCTGGTGGCGCCGGCGggcagaggaggaggaggaggcacgCGGACGTGGGAGCTGGTGGAACGGCACGATTGGGCGGCGCTGCTGGAGCGGGACCAGCTGCGGGCGGAGCAGAAGGCTGGGCGCGTGTTCGCCGGGTGGGAGGAAGGCCGCATTGGGTTCCCGCCCACGTACAAGTTCGTGGCCGGCTCTGACGCCTATGCCATGACGAGCCTCGTCGACGACGGCTCCCTGTCCCGGGAGAGGAAGAAGCGCACGCCGGCATG GTGCGACCGCATCTTGTGGCGCGGCGAGGGGGTGGAGCAGCGGTGGTACGCGCGAGGCGAGTCGTGCTTCTCGGACCACCGCCCCGTCGCTGCGCTCTTCTCCGTGCGCCTGGGCGGCGGGGACTACGACGGGGCAGAGCGCGCGGTGGGGGCTGGCAGAcgagacgacggcgacgacgacattCTCCTTGGGAACTACGATCGAACGCACAAGCTTTCTTTCTGA